The nucleotide sequence CAAGGAGAAAACACCATAGTATTTGAAGAGAAAGAACGACCTGAAAACATAATAAGAATACCTAATgcagtaaaaaaaaaattcatggaaTGGTTCACGACGAACCAAAAAAATGACGATGCATGAGAACTGACGTATTCAGAATTTCCTACGCATTGGGTTTGGGATGCAAATGAGAAAAAATGGAATATAAGAAAAATGGGCAAGGCAGTTGGTAGAATTTACTTTGCACATCCTGCAAGTGGAGAACGGTTTTAGATAAGAATGCTACTGAATTTCGTCAAAGAAAGCACTTCCTTTGAAAGCATAAGAACAATAAACAGAGTATCGTACAAAACTTATAAGGAGACATGCTACGCATTAGGTTTATTGGAGGATGACAAAGAGTGGAATGACTGCTTGGCTGAAGCAGCATGTTGGGCATCAGGAAATGAACTTAGAAATTTATTTGTCATGATACTAATTCACTGTCAACTATCTGATTCAGCCAAATTATAGAGGACCAACTATGAAATTTTATCAGAAGATATAACGTCATTACAGTGAAAGAGATTTCAAGTGAAAGATTTACAGCTAACTGAAAAACAGCTCGAAGCATATACATTATTTGAGCTTGAGACCATACTTGTATAGACGGAAAAAAGTTTGAAAGATATAGATGGAATGCCACTTCCAGATTCTGCTTTGCTGAGTGACAGGGGAAACCGTCTAATTAATGAGGAACTAGACTATGACAAAGAAGATTTAAAGGAAGTGCATGACAAATCGTTTGCACTATTAAATGATTGTCAAAAGTCAGCGTATAAAGCAATAATGGCATCAATTTTCAATGAAGAAGGACGTTTATTTTTTATAATGGGACATGGTGGTACTGGAAAGACATTTATATGGAATATAATAAGTTCAAAGCTGAGATCGCAATCAAAAATAGTTCTCCCAGTTGCTACTTCCGGAATAGCAGCTTTATTGTTACCAAATGGTAGGACAACTCATTCACGATTTCATATTTCCTTGGACATAAGTGCGGAATCAACTtgtgaaataaaataaggaagtCAGTTGGCTGAACGACTGCTAAAAACTTCTTTGATCATCTGGGATGAAGCACCAATGGCAAATAATTTCTATTTTGAAGCCTTAGACAGGACGCTGGGAGATATCCTTCAAGTAAACTATGAAAACAATTCTGACAAACCATTTGGAGGTCTTACAGTCATATTTGGTGGGGATTTTCATCAAATACTACCAGTAATTCCAAAGGGAACACGCGCTGATATTATAGATGCTTCACTGAACTCCTCATACTTGTGGTCATTTTTAACCGTATATGAGTTGAAGCAAAATATGCGACTTTGTAGTGGCAAAGTAACTGACTGTGAGGCTGCTGAAATTACCACTTTCAACAAATGGTTGTTACGAATTGGAGATGGATCTTTTTATGACGATGTGAACAATGAGCTCATTAAATTGCCTCCTGATATATGCATCACATCATCTAATGATCCAATCGACTCAATCATTGAGGTAGTTTACCCATCTCTCTTGCAGAATTACAATGACCCAGCATATTTGAAAGAAGGAGCAATACTAACGCCTAAAAATGAAATGGTGTAGGAGTTGAATGATACAATTATGAAAATGATACCAGGTGAAGGAAGAACATATTTTAACTCGGACAATGTGTGTAAATCAAGTGTGAACACTAACTATGAAGATCTATTGTACCCACCAGAATTCTTAAACAGCCTAAGATTTCCCGGCATCTCTAATCATGACATACACTTAAAAGTAGGCACTCCAGTTATGCTTCTCAGAAATCTAAACCAAGGTGAAGGCCTTTGCAAAGGAACAAGATTGATTGTTACACATCTTGGTAATTGGTCGGCTAGCGCAAATATCATCTCCGAAAAGAACATCGGCTCAAGAGTAACAATACCAAGAATTATTATGTCTCCCAATGATTCTAAGTGGCCATTCAAGTTGAAGAGACGACAACTTCCTTTAGCACCATGTTTTGCCATGACAATTAATAAAAGTCAAGGACAGTCTCTTAACCATGTTGGATTGTATCTTCCAAAACAAGTATTCACACATGGCCAATTATATGTAGCGGTATCTCGAGCAACAACAAGACAAGGATTAACTATACTAAATATTGACGACGACATAAAAGACCCtgcattcattaaaaaaattgtttACAAAGAAGTATTCCCAAATATATCACCACAAGTTAAAACAAGCACAACGTATTTCTTCCTTTATCtccataaaatattattttatcatacaaatcattaaattATCACGCTCATCTACCGTTGGCTCTGTTTTGGTATAATTAGGCATACAAATGATGAATGATGGCATAGATGAAGTAACAGAAGCTCACCGCAATGATATACAACCAAAGGACTTTGAGATAAGCACCAATTGACACTAtttcattttaacttatattcgAATTATTATAAATGTTTCGCTCTTTCAACACAACTTTGCACAGACATGCTTCTGGAATTATTTAGTTCTACTTTAAATTTTTTGGTATTTCGTTGGATACCACGTTTAAAGACCTCAATCTCAACTTTGTCTTTCAATTGCGTCGATCTTGGTATAAAGACATTATAACCTCATAAAACCTTTGTCCAGTTCTTTACTGAGGTCTTTATATTCATAGAATGACGTACTTTATTCTCGTGGTTCTCATACAAATTGATAAACCTTGGCAGTTTTTCAAAGCTGAGAATATCATGCTCTACAGTTTTTAGATTGGTCTACATATCTGCAATTATTGCATCCGTATGATAACAATTCTGGAAATCTTGTACATCCATGTTACATTGTCTTAAACTGGTTTTCCTGGTTGTGTGAAGTGAAGTTAGACATGTGGATGCCTCATTCTTTGCTGATTAGCCGACTATGCTGTAACATATCTGGTTACAAAGAAGATCATTTATACTTTGTTGTGTAGTTATTTCTCTAGGAGTTCTTACATTCTCTTATTAATTCAATGTACAAGCCAAACACAAGAGGCCAATAAAACTACCACGTTTAAAAAACTCAATCTCAACTTTGTCTTTCAATTGCGTCGATTGTGGTATAAATAGCTTATAAGGTGATAAAATAAGAGGCCGATGAAACTACCACGTTTAAAAAACTCAATCTCAACTTTGTCTTTCAATTGCATTGATCGTGGTATAAATAGCTTATAAGGTGATAAAGCATTGGTCCAGTTCTTTTTATTGGTGTCTTTATATTCAGAGAATGACTTACTTTATTCCTGCAGTTCACATACAAATTGATATACATTGTCAGTTTCTTGAGCTATGCAGCTTTGTGTTCCATTTTTATAGCTTTAATACTTGGTGACTTCTCTAGAAAAGCTCATCCACCTTTGCCTTGTGATGATGGGGTTATCAATGAGCTAACAATCGTTGTGATAGATCATTCAGTGGACATAGGGAGGCCTAATGAGGCAACATGGTTGTTTGCCTTTAGCCCTCCAAATGAGTTTAATCTATTAATGTACT is from Capsicum annuum cultivar UCD-10X-F1 chromosome 5, UCD10Xv1.1, whole genome shotgun sequence and encodes:
- the LOC107871646 gene encoding uncharacterized protein LOC107871646 — its product is MANNFYFEALDRTLGDILQVNYENNSDKPFGGLTVIFGGDFHQILPVIPKGTRADIIDASLNSSYLWSFLTVYELKQNMRLCSGKVTDCEAAEITTFNKWLLRIGDGSFYDDVNNELIKLPPDICITSSNDPIDSIIEVVYPSLLQNYNDPAYLKEGAILTPKNEMV